TTGATGTGATTGTCTGCGTCGGAGGCGATGGAACAATGTCCGGTGCGGCGAGCCTCATTCAGCACGGTGTCCGATGCGTCGGGGTGCCCAAAACCATCGATAATGATCTCATGCACACGGAAATCACCTTCGGCTTCCTGACCGCGGTAAACACCGCCACCGAGGCTCTCGACCGCATCCACACCACCGCATCCAGCCACCATCGCGTAATGCTCGTCGAGATCATGGGACGAAATGCCGGCTGGCTGGCATTGACCAGCGGCCTGGCCAGCGGGGCGGACGTCATCCTCATCCCCGAGATTCCCTACAGTCTTGAGGCCATCTGCGACTACTGTCTCAACCGCAGCAAGCGAGGCAAGTCATTCACCATCATCGCGGTGTCTGAGGGAGCCAGACCTATTGGAGGCGAACAGACGGTCGACCGCGTGGTCGCCGGTAGCCCCGACCCGATCCGCCTCGGCGGCGTCAGTAACGTCCTTTGCAAACAGATCGAGGCCGCGACGCGCCTCGAGTGCCGCGCGACCATTCTCGGACACGTCCAGCGCGGCGGCACGCCGGTGCCCGCCGACCGTGTCCTGGGCACGCTCTTCGGACACAAAGCCCTCGAACTGGCCCTCGCCGGAAAGTTCAACGAAATCGTGGTCAGCCAGAACGGGCGAATCACCAGCGTGCCCATCGAGTCCGTGGCCGGCCGGCAGCGACTGGTGCCCCTGGATCACCCGCTGATCGCGGCAGCCCGATCCGTGGGAACCAGCTTCGGCGACGGCCTGTGAGCAGACCCCGCCGACCGACGTCGTGCATGCTGCCCGCAGACCCGGGGACGATGCCGCATCTTGTGCATGTCTCCGTCGCGCCACGATCATTTCTCGGCGGCCAGCCGGCGCAGGATATCCCAGTAAGCCCCGCGCATGCCGCGGCCGATCGCATCGGTCAGCACCCGGTTGTCATTGTAGTTGTAGTTGGTCGCGTCTCTGATCCGCGGCGGCGGGAAGAACCGCTCGTCGCCGGCGATGATGTCGCAGACCAGCGAGCCGGGATCATCGCTGAGACGGCGATCAAAGTAAAAAACCGGTCGCAAGAGGCTGTCATTGTCTTCGACGCAGCCCCGCAGATTGGGGTTGGCCGACAGCGGCCCCTGCCTGCGAATCGACTCGGCCAGCGGAGTACCCGGATAAAGCCGCACCCCCGTGGCCGCCCCGCAGCGGTCGGGATCGAGTCGCCTGACGAACTCGATTGTCTCTCTCA
This is a stretch of genomic DNA from Phycisphaerae bacterium. It encodes these proteins:
- a CDS encoding ATP-dependent 6-phosphofructokinase — translated: MADENRIERIGILTGGGDCPGLNAVIRAVAKAAMHQHGLEVWGIEDGFLGLIRNRMRLLGRDDVSNILTRGGTILGTSNTANPSRFAVGIDEQGNPVVQDVTQRVIEHIAERQLDVIVCVGGDGTMSGAASLIQHGVRCVGVPKTIDNDLMHTEITFGFLTAVNTATEALDRIHTTASSHHRVMLVEIMGRNAGWLALTSGLASGADVILIPEIPYSLEAICDYCLNRSKRGKSFTIIAVSEGARPIGGEQTVDRVVAGSPDPIRLGGVSNVLCKQIEAATRLECRATILGHVQRGGTPVPADRVLGTLFGHKALELALAGKFNEIVVSQNGRITSVPIESVAGRQRLVPLDHPLIAAARSVGTSFGDGL